The DNA sequence GAGTCGCTCCGGGTTGACCGGTCCTGTTTCGTGTCCAGTCCGCTGACCAGGCGCTGGATGTTCTGGAGCTGGTTGGGCGTTTCTTTCTCTGAGCACTGCTTCGGCGACAGTGAGAGCGATCCCGAGGAGAGGGTGGAGGACCTGCTGTTGACCTCAGAGCCCGAGTCCAGGCCGGCTGACACGGGGCTGGCTGTCATGCTGCTGTTGTTGACCTTCGCCTCGCCTGGGGTGGCCATGGTGGGCAGGGCGCTGGCCAGCAGGCTGCTACTGTCCATTCCGGGCACAGGGAACGTGTAAGGGCTATACCTCAAGcgaggcctcacggcgctgaggaacggatggcggtggagggaggacGCGACAGACGGCGGGACTGCGGCGGGCATGGAGGCGGCGGCCGCAGCGGCCATGTAGGTGTAAGGATAGGGGAAAAGGCTACCAAAAGGTGACATCGCGAGACCCTGTCAATGTAACAAAGAAAAGTCAGGTTACGTTTGCAACAACTAATTGCTAAATACCGATACAAATGGATGGATTAGACTGGATTCCCGCGTTCAGTGAAACCATTAACCCAGAAACAGTGCAACAGCTTGAGTAAATTTCCCCACACGCAAACCGAATGAAAAGCGTGAGGCCAGACACTGCAGAAAGAACACTTTAAACTCCCGTCTAAAGCACGCATTGTGGGCTATTTCAAATCGAGTTGGGCCCTGACAACAGAAGAAGGCACTGCAATTAGTTGCAAATATCTCTCACTATTCTCCCCAACAGGTCGCTCAGAGAGACGGGCAGAAACAAGAAGTGAAATAGGATTGAGAGAATGTGACTCATGCCAGCTAATCGGATAGTTTATCTTGATTGATATTCTATATTTTGCAGTAAAAGTGAAAGATTTTTTTTAAGAGGTGATATATCTCGTATCAATCAGCTGGCGTTTCCAACCGTTCTCGGTGTGGTTGGAAAGGGAAAGTGGGAGTTCCACTATTCTTTATTTCAAACGATCAATACAAGGCTGCTTTCTGAATGTTGCTCTCCGAGAAAGCCTGCTTTCCAACCTTAatttaggggtgggggggggggggggagcaatgttTAAATACTCTATCCAGATTACTCACAAGGCTGTCAAGCGACAACATACACAGTGGAATAAAGACGAGGAGGATGAAGCTTTACCTGAGATGCCAGCACGTGTTGTTGGAGGTGAAACGGGAGCGTTGCTGCGGATCCACCAGGGAGCCCCTGCTGGGAGGAAACTAGTGcgtccagggcgctgatcccgcCCGTGGCGCCCGACATCGAGGCCAACAGGTGACCCATACCTGCTGCCATATTTGGGAAGGCCCCACCCATCGCAAACTGGCTGGGGTGCAAGAGAAGAGGATGTCCCGCTGCCAGTGGCGCAAAGAAGTGCTGGCCAGATAAATTATGAGAAAAGGCGAGGTTCTGTAAGTGTCCGTGATTCAGGTGCGAGATACTATCCGTCTGGACGGTCAGGGGTGAATAGGGCTCCTTGCTCAAACCGCTGGACTCATCCGCTTTCTGATGATGGTCCCGAACTGGGCTTTTGATCTCGCGGCCCACGCCGTTCACGGCCCTGGCGCCCGAGGAGATGGCCGTCGGGCTCGGCTGCGAATCCTTCAAGCCCTTGTCAGTCCTGGAGCTTTCGTGCTCTCTCATCCTGCTCACAGAGTCCGCGGGCCGTGGGTGCGATTTGCTGGAACCGCGATCCCCCTTCCTGTCCTCGCCAGCAGCCAACAGTTTTCCCGAGTCAGGCCTTTCCCGGATGGGCTCGTCCTTACTGTCCACGTCGCTTTCGTCTTCATCGCTTTGCAGGGCACCTGGAAACGAGGACAATCCGGTTAGAAAAGAAAAGTTAGCAACGCAGACACGGTGCCACTTTTGGTAACCGCGCAGTTGGTGGGATGGGTCTGTCCCAGAAGGTGACAGGTCCCAGGACAATGAAGCCACGCTGATGAAATAGAGACAGTGACAATATAGGCGCGAGGAATCCAAATTCGGTCTTGTCTATGCTTCTCATTACACcacttaaaacagaaaatgctctttTGCTGCATATAATTTCACGGAATAAGGAGATTTCTAATTGAATTTAAGAGCTATCAAATCCTACAAACCCGCAGCATGCGCACACAAGTGGCCGGGGTCTCTCGGAGCATAATTCCATTGCAAGAGAACAGTGAGTCAAAGCAATGGCGGGTTATTTGGTTGGGAGGTGATAAGAATCTTcaatacaaacacacactcaattAATGTGCGAGTGGAACACAAACTTAGTTGcgccttatttttaaaaaagcaaacaaGCCCCTTGAGTAGGTAACAGAAATAATAACCTTTTAAGTTCGCCGTTCCTGGCGTGGAAGCAGCGGGGGAGGTGGACTGACCGAAGCATTTGAAAGCCGCTTGCTCGCTGGACGAATCGTCCGATGTCCCATTCTCTTTGGAGCCCTTCTGCTGTTCTTCATAGACTCGGAGGGACTGAATCGCCAACTGTTTTCTGTTGAACCAAAAAACAAGGGGACAGGGACTTCAGTGGTTAGCTCTCCAATAACTGCCCTTGTCACTTTCAGTTCTATTTCAGCCTGCATTCTGATAATTTCGAATCGTGGCTTGTTTAGCAATATTCTGTGGTCGTGACTTATAAGTTAGTTTCGCGCGTTTACTGTCTTAAATAAAAACACCAAGAGCAATCACCGAAAAGCGAAAAGATACTTCTCTGTCGCAAAATGCAACAAGCAAAACAACAAGCATTTCTCATTTTCCCTCCCTGTGCCACCGAGACGATGACAGCTCTCAATCAGGCTGTGGTTAAGATCATGACTGGAAGCAGGGCCTGACAAGTCCACACATTGACAAATATAACTCACCTTTTCTCCCTTCTCCCATTGCCCGTGTCACGAAAACCTTTGGCAAATGGATTGTTGTCGATTTTTAACTGAGTTATCTAAATATTAAAGAAAATGGCATTTTAATACTTATTTGCCATACAACACAACATCATCTGCAATCTGCGCTGGAAGTGCGCAGGCTCCACGAAACCGTGCTGCTACAAGTTACCAGTGGAATTCAGAGACCAGGCGGCAGCATTAAATCACGGTTACGTTATCATTTCGGATTGTTTAGAGTAAATAAATGTCGAATTGGGTTAACGCAGCCACCGCAATATTCATTTCACCACAATCTGGTCTGGAGTTGCAACATTTCCTTCTCCTTAATTGTGCGTGCATCGCATTAAAATGTGGACCAGCCACTGAACACAACCATACTGCGAGAATATATCGGTGCAGAAACCACGTATTCAATGCTGCTGCCACTGAACGCGGTGTATTTATTTTATTAAATGTGAAAATACAAGGTGCAAACGACGAATCTGCCCCCAAATAAAGCCATTTTTGCATCATTGTAACCCGCTCGTACAAGACAGGCAGGCCACTttatcagagagagatagagtgcagGCTGGCCTGGCGTCAGCACCGCCATTTACCCGCTGTTGACAACAAGTCAACAGTaactttattgcccattcttatccTCCTTTCAATGGGGTCCAGAATTTAACTAGATTGAAAGCATTGTCCCTTTAAATAATGAACTGAAGATAATAATACAACAGGGGCGAAAAACAgatcggacacccagtctgttaacgTCGTTTCATTTAGCATGTTAACAGCCTTTTCATTATCAGTTTCATTCTCTGTATGAAACTCCCCATAATCAACAGCGCGCAAGAATTATCAACAATTATTAAGTCACTGTAGGCAATGTGACTCCCTTCATAAGATTCCCTGACTAGCTAGTAGTGTGATGAGGAGCTAAGTGCCAAAGAAAGAGTTCCAAGTCCTTAAAAATTACTGGGGCAAAATCATTAACAATAATTAACTCAATTGTCCATCCTCAGAGGTTTGATATCTGTAAATGAGCATAATGCTCCCACGTAACACCTTGGCTTAGAATCTATTTAAAAATAGTCTACTTGCACGCTTTGCCACTAAAGAGTACCAAATGTCTCATTTTTTAAATAACTATAATTTAATAATAGTTAGAAATCTGTTAAATCCTATTACTCCGCACAACAACATTGTGCCCGCACAAACATATGCATCCAGGAGAGCCTTATATCTACTGCCGCACCAGGTAGCCCACGACAATAACCGGCATTACAAGCCAAATCATAAAATCTAAATACAACATATTCAACAAACATCCTTGCAGATTAAATGAGACTGCCATTAAAAAAATGTATTGATCACAATTAACTAAGCGATGCAGACAAGAGAAAGAAACTTGACCAAGCCTTCATGTTTCGATCTTTTTGGTACAACGGAAACATCGTATCACAAGGGAAATCGACATCTCTATTACAAGAAATATTACGTTTCTGCAAATTACGAACTTACTTTTTTCTAAACTCACCTTATCGTTTTGGTACGCAGTCACCGCAATGAATTCTGTTTCGGGGAACACATACGTCCGGAAAGTACTGTAAGGAAGTTTCAAAATGTCGTTCGCACGAACAATGTGAAATCTAGGTTGATACTTGTGCATGGAGTTCAGAATAGTCTAAAGAGAATAAATCAAGCAATTACAACTCGACCAAGGCGAGTGCAGTTGTACACATGGCTGCTTCTAGATTCAACCAGGCTGCTGGGAAACGTGGTATTATATCGCTTTGCTGTTTAATTTCACGCTGCTTATTAATGGTTGATCGGCAATAATACAAACTAATAGCCAGCAGAAAAGACtttacaggaagggacagagttcaACAGGAGTGTAAATCCGCCCTTTTACATGAACAGCTGACGGCTTGGTAACATTTGCACTATGGCCTCCCTCCGCTGTCTAAGCACATCCAAAATTATACCTAACTGGTTTATAAATATATTATGCCTATCTACATATATCTGCTTGTATGTGTGTACCTCTGCCTCCCCACATATGTGTCTCTATGTAAACAGGTAAGACAAGTCGCCGACAATGTTGACATGTACGGCTGTAATTCAGAATGGAATGTGTTAAACAGTAAATGGCTGCTTTATAACCATGAACAATTGAAATGTGTCCTGCTTTTTGAAGATCATATTAAAATGTGTTGACTAACGGAGCTACTGCTATCGTCATTGTTATTACAGTGGCTGGACGGTTTTCTCTCCAGCGAGCAAAATGCTTAATAcattgcagatttgccaaaatgagcTAGTTTTCAAAAATTTGCCACTACAAGCCAGTGTCCATTACCACCGAGATTTACAAACTGAACATTGAGGAGGTTGACATGTGACTAAGCTTGATCACTTTGTGTCAAGAGAAAATTGTAAAACATGATCCCAACGATAAAATACTTGCAAACCCAGTTACTTAAAATGGCCGATCTACACAGTACCTCAGGTTATGAGAGCACACAATCATCACACCCAGAAAACAATGCAAAAAAAACCATGTGAAATCCTCACGTCAACACCAGtccgtgctttaaaaaaaaaactctgaaTGCGAAAAATATTTGAGTATATTGACCAAACACGGCTGAAGTAAAAGCATATCACCCATTGGTTACTACTTGTTTTTAAATCATTCGCCCAAATGAAGATTAATTCAGAAGTAAATATATCAAACTTACAAATCCATGTTTATCGGAAATGTTGTTTGTCAGCTTCAGCTTGTGGAAAGTGACAACTTTAGACATCCAttgctcaccagtagcggggctatCAGGGTGAATGTACATTCGCTTTGGCATTTCAGGGTCAGCTTTTCCGGCTACCATCCAGCGCGAGTTGTGGAATTTGTACCTACAGTCATCCGCCGCAACTATATCCATTAGCAAAATATATTTGGCCTTCTTATCCAGACCCGTGCATCTAACTTTAAATGGCGGGAACATTCTCCTGCAAGAAAACATTAAGGTGACTATTTTTGCTTTGTACATCATACTGTCAGTAATGTAATCCACGTGAAAGCCAATTTAGAGTTAGTTTCTCCACTATTTAGGGGCATTGGTTCGCAGGCATTACCGTGTGAAACATTTGATACAACACATTTCATGGTGCGAGGTTTTAGAAGTATTGTTAAACGGCAAAAACATGCTTTAGATGTCTTGTCATTGGTTTTAATTTAAGGTTTCTA is a window from the Scyliorhinus torazame isolate Kashiwa2021f chromosome 1, sScyTor2.1, whole genome shotgun sequence genome containing:
- the tbx3a gene encoding T-box transcription factor TBX3a isoform X3: MFPPFKVRCTGLDKKAKYILLMDIVAADDCRYKFHNSRWMVAGKADPEMPKRMYIHPDSPATGEQWMSKVVTFHKLKLTNNISDKHGFTILNSMHKYQPRFHIVRANDILKLPYSTFRTYVFPETEFIAVTAYQNDKITQLKIDNNPFAKGFRDTGNGRREKRKQLAIQSLRVYEEQQKGSKENGTSDDSSSEQAAFKCFGQSTSPAASTPGTANLKGALQSDEDESDVDSKDEPIRERPDSGKLLAAGEDRKGDRGSSKSHPRPADSVSRMREHESSRTDKGLKDSQPSPTAISSGARAVNGVGREIKSPVRDHHQKADESSGLSKEPYSPLTVQTDSISHLNHGHLQNLAFSHNLSGQHFFAPLAAGHPLLLHPSQFAMGGAFPNMAAGMGHLLASMSGATGGISALDALVSSQQGLPGGSAATLPFHLQQHVLASQGLAMSPFGSLFPYPYTYMAAAAAASMPAAVPPSVASSLHRHPFLSAVRPRLRYSPYTFPVPGMDSSSLLASALPTMATPGEAKVNNSSMTASPVSAGLDSGSEVNSRSSTLSSGSLSLSPKQCSEKETPNQLQNIQRLVSGLDTKQDRSTRSDSP
- the tbx3a gene encoding T-box transcription factor TBX3a isoform X1 — encoded protein: MNLPMREPVIPGTSMAYHPFLPHRAPDFAMSAVLGHQPPFFPALALPPSSAAALTLTGGLSKPVLDQLVGAGEAGIALAAMGHQPSHLRPLKTLEPEEEVEDDPKVILEAKDLWDQFHNCGTEMVITKSGRRMFPPFKVRCTGLDKKAKYILLMDIVAADDCRYKFHNSRWMVAGKADPEMPKRMYIHPDSPATGEQWMSKVVTFHKLKLTNNISDKHGFTILNSMHKYQPRFHIVRANDILKLPYSTFRTYVFPETEFIAVTAYQNDKITQLKIDNNPFAKGFRDTGNGRREKRKQLAIQSLRVYEEQQKGSKENGTSDDSSSEQAAFKCFGQSTSPAASTPGTANLKGALQSDEDESDVDSKDEPIRERPDSGKLLAAGEDRKGDRGSSKSHPRPADSVSRMREHESSRTDKGLKDSQPSPTAISSGARAVNGVGREIKSPVRDHHQKADESSGLSKEPYSPLTVQTDSISHLNHGHLQNLAFSHNLSGQHFFAPLAAGHPLLLHPSQFAMGGAFPNMAAGMGHLLASMSGATGGISALDALVSSQQGLPGGSAATLPFHLQQHVLASQGLAMSPFGSLFPYPYTYMAAAAAASMPAAVPPSVASSLHRHPFLSAVRPRLRYSPYTFPVPGMDSSSLLASALPTMATPGEAKVNNSSMTASPVSAGLDSGSEVNSRSSTLSSGSLSLSPKQCSEKETPNQLQNIQRLVSGLDTKQDRSTRSDSP
- the tbx3a gene encoding T-box transcription factor TBX3a isoform X2, yielding MGAPHKHLVSWVAWRRMFPPFKVRCTGLDKKAKYILLMDIVAADDCRYKFHNSRWMVAGKADPEMPKRMYIHPDSPATGEQWMSKVVTFHKLKLTNNISDKHGFTILNSMHKYQPRFHIVRANDILKLPYSTFRTYVFPETEFIAVTAYQNDKITQLKIDNNPFAKGFRDTGNGRREKRKQLAIQSLRVYEEQQKGSKENGTSDDSSSEQAAFKCFGQSTSPAASTPGTANLKGALQSDEDESDVDSKDEPIRERPDSGKLLAAGEDRKGDRGSSKSHPRPADSVSRMREHESSRTDKGLKDSQPSPTAISSGARAVNGVGREIKSPVRDHHQKADESSGLSKEPYSPLTVQTDSISHLNHGHLQNLAFSHNLSGQHFFAPLAAGHPLLLHPSQFAMGGAFPNMAAGMGHLLASMSGATGGISALDALVSSQQGLPGGSAATLPFHLQQHVLASQGLAMSPFGSLFPYPYTYMAAAAAASMPAAVPPSVASSLHRHPFLSAVRPRLRYSPYTFPVPGMDSSSLLASALPTMATPGEAKVNNSSMTASPVSAGLDSGSEVNSRSSTLSSGSLSLSPKQCSEKETPNQLQNIQRLVSGLDTKQDRSTRSDSP